A single region of the Oryzias melastigma strain HK-1 linkage group LG23, ASM292280v2, whole genome shotgun sequence genome encodes:
- the zgc:113263 gene encoding uncharacterized protein zgc:113263 isoform X2, protein MEIKRGTESGSNRGYDVPIRCLRLLAPPLQLLSAAVWQVVQQGLVDHYGRLEEFVTMVTELVPELMSYSQRAQLILGLRARLVLELCRGDHPVDMQTIQPHLDRIKAPVSTAKDHHVTINQVEESEVNFVELVHSLLEDPSERKYFFQEIFPVYFGPKYDTALEMLMWEFISRLEELLPVPDFTQLAALLRDAPTFLDDCLQSFFSAEDMKAILEHHRSLGSFEEKDPKLLPMDDCILSSLSLPLGTKPDVETASCSPTVKESPPPEHKLLLNPPVHTSRLERPVRQRPREARDSDSWSPQVRGGNISQERKVLNLKRPCHETIDLTVSNEAADTDSEASESNQSLRAAHGQRKRKLSGGVDVPTKQLVEAPAFLDSSVDGENSNESPLISIWGEYTDSQERPFPALTDSKVPWSDEETLYLLDIWGKDSVQRALKGCLKNRHIFTQIAQKMAERGYLRTAEQCQTRIKRLKKYLRQSNKGSSRLEHRLMGKLEQILGSTAKSAVPELTYNVEEVIDEDESQDGDGDLQFIGQTGHLEIGTRSVPWTDMETLALINIWGADKMQQELRGMHRTGHIFSVISNQMAAQGFSRTPEQCQTRLKRLKSNFRQCYHNNLKGQEQVKCKFYNELGRILVKDFASMMQLDEVSGDSENNGFPSFSHQDVESVSGIQEERRKVPWSDKETIILLEIWGDPQVQQCLGRYPHNGHVFTEVSEKLRAHGYFRSAEQCHTRIKRLKSNYRQCKENMSSSGTDQVDFKFYDLLEQILEKQPSTSSTVITDSIEISEESNGESVTERDEESSLSAEKPATSSWSDEETLALIEIWGEEDVQKALRDFVHNGHVYAEISERLQDLGFLKSPEQCRWKVKSLRINFRQCYDRKKCGRKVDYKFYQQLEKILGQEAVSLDEYDEQDEQPDKDAGDINAPWTEEETFTLIEVWAADDVQHSLKTCVRNGHVFADIAEKMATLGYLRTAEQCQTRIKRLKKTYRRYCNSRRNGGRPSVFRYFNLLAPVLGDNSVFPDVDTSAADAPLMDSEPVLFEQPSTSQLVTDMSRKMPWSELETRTLLEIWGEDNVQLTLRGCLKNRHVFEYISEKMNDSGFIRTTEQCYTRIKRLKYGFVHEKEEFKFFNEMDKIFRKELKLDTSADMFVPDEPEDSPPETALAKGAQWAADNSKLVWGDEETQALLEIWGSEAIQENLKGGTKNKHIYIQISQVMASQGYPRTPEQCQSRIKRLKANFRHFLEGRQGEKQECKYFDQLVHIFGNKYMLNSDSLSEDAPEVIDS, encoded by the exons ATGGAAATTAAACGCGGAACTGAAAGTGGAAGCAACCGAG GTTATGATGTTCCTATCCGCTGTCTGCGGCTCCTGGCCCCACCCCTGCAGCTTCTATCAGCTGCAGTGTGGCAAGTTGTGCAGCAAGGACTTGTGGATCACTATGGGAGACTGGAGGAGTTTGTTACCATGGTGACAGAGCTGGTCCCAGAGCTCATGAGCTACAGCCAGAGGGCTCAGCTCATCCTTGGACTCAGGGCCAGG TTGGTCCTGGAGCTCTGTCGAGGGGATCACCCAGTGGACATGCAGACGATCCAGCCACATCTGGACCGGATCAAAGCTCCCGTCAGCACTGCCAAGGATCACCAT GTAACTATCAACCAGGTGGAGGAGTCTGAAGTAAACTTTGTGGAGTTGGTGCATTCTTTACTGGAGGATCCTTCTGAGAGAAAGTATTTTTTCCAA GAAATCTTCCCCGTGTATTTCGGGCCGAAGTACGACACAGCGCTGGAGATGCTGATGTGGGAGTTCATTTCCAGGCTGGAGGAGCTACTTCCTGTTCCAGATTTCACTCAG TTGGCCGCTCTGCTGAGAGACGCCCCCACTTTCCTAGACGACTGTTTACAATCCTTTTTCTCCGCGGAGGACATGAAGGCTATACTTGAACACCACAGAAGCCTGGGCAGTTTTGAAGAGAAAG ATCCCAAATTGTTACCCATGGACGACTGCATCCTGTCCTCCCTCTCCCTACCTCTTGGGACCAAACCAGACGTCGAGACCGCCTCATGTTCTCCCACTGTCAAAGAGTCCCCACCTCCAGAACACAAACTGCTCCTCAATCCTCCAGTCCACACGAGCAGGCTGGAGAGGCCCGTCAGGCAAAGGCCGAGGGAAGCCAGGGACTCGGACAGTTGGTCGCCGCAGGTTAGAGGTGGAAACATTTCTCAGGAGAGGAAAGTGCTAAACCTAAAGCGACCGTGTCATGAAACCATAGACCTCACTGTGTCTAATGAGGCTGCGGACACAGACTCAGAAGCCAGCGAGAGCAACCAAAGCTTGAGGGCTGCTCACGGTCAGAGGAAGAGGAAACTGAGTGGAGGCGTGGACGTTCCCACAAAACAGCTCGTGGAAGCTCCAGCTTTCCT gGATTCCTCAGTGGATGGAGAGAACTCAAACGAATCTCCCCTGATCTCCATATGGGGAGAATATACAG ACTCTCAGGAAAGGCCTTTTCCAGCTCTGACGGACTCAAAGGTTCCCTGGTCCGACGAGGAGACGCTTTACCTGCTGGACATTTGGGGCAAAGACTCTGTGCAGCGGGCTTTGAAGGGCTGCCTGAAAAATCGGCATATATTCACTCAAATCGCACAGAAGATGGCCGAGCGGGGATATTTAAGAACGGCAGAGCAATGTCAGACCAGGATCAAACGACTAAAGAAGTATCTCCGCCAAAGCAATAA GGGGAGCTCCAGGCTGGAACACAGGCTTATGGGGAAACTGGAGCAGATCCTGGGCTCCACGGCTAAGTCTGCTGTTCCTGAGCTGACCTACAATGTTGAAGAAGTCATTGATGAGGACGAATCCCAGGACGGAGACGGAGACTTGCAGTTTATTGGTCAAACTGGCCACCTGGAAATCG gaACTCGAAGTGTGCCGTGGACAGACATGGAGACGCTGGCCCTCATCAACATTTGGGGCGCAGACAAGATGCAGCAGGAGCTAAGAGGCATGCACAGAACCGGCCACATCTTCTCCGTCATCTCCAACCAGATGGCGGCGCAGGGTTTCTCCCGGACACCAGAGCAGTGCCAGACCAGACTGAAAAGGCTCAAGTCGAACTTCAGGCAGTGCTACCACAACAA TCTGAAGGGACAAGAGCAAGTGAAGTGCAAGTTTTACAACGAGCTGGGGAGGATTTTAGTGAAGGACTTTGCTTCCATGATGCAGCTGGATGAAGTGTCAGGAGATTCGGAGAACAACGGTTTTCCTTCCTTCAGTCATCAGGACGTGG AATCCGTTTCGGGAATTCAGGAGGAACGGAGAAAAGTGCCGTGGTCCGACAAAGAGACCATCATCCTGCTGGAGATCTGGGGGGACCCACAG GTCCAGCAGTGTCTGGGGCGGTACCCTCACAACGGTCACGTTTTCACCGAAGTGTCCGAGAAACTGCGAGCTCACGGCTACTTCCGCAGCGCGGAGCAGTGCCACACCAGGATCAAACGGCTCAAGTCAAACTACCGCCAGTGTAAAGAAAACATGAG CTCATCGGGGACGGATCAAGTTGACTTTAAATTTTACGACCTGCTGGAACAAATTCTGGAAAAGCAGCCATCGACATCTTCCACGGTGATTACAGACTCCATTGAAATATCAGAAGAATCAAATGGAGAGTCGGTCACTGAGAGAG ATGAAGAAAGCAGCTTATCCGCAGAAAAACCAGCAACTAGTTCTTGGTCCGACGAAGAAACTCTGGCTCTCATCGAGATCTGGGGCGAGGAAGACGTTCAGAAGGCGCTGCGGGATTTCGTCCACAACGGTCACGTTTACGCCGAGATTTCCGAGCGGCTCCAGGATCTCGGTTTCCTCAAAAGCCCCGAGCAGTGCCGCTGGAAGGTCAAGTCCCTCCGGATCAACTTCCGACAGTGCTACGACAGGAAAAA ATGTGGGAGAAAAGTGGATTATAAGTTCTACCAGCAGTTGGAGAAAATTTTGGGGCAGGAGGCGGTTTCTCTTGATGAGTACGACGAACAAGATGAACAACCAGACAAGGAC GCAGGTGACATAAACGCTCCGTGGACGGAGGAGGAGACGTTCACACTGATTGAAGTCTGGGCTGCTGACGATGTGCAGCACAGCCTGAAAACCTGCGTCCGCAACGGCCACGTATTTGCAGATATAGCTGAGAAAATGGCCACCTTAGGATACCTGAGGACGGCGGAGCAGTGCCAGACGCGCATCAAGAGGCTGAAAAAGACTTACAGGCGCTACTGTAACAGTCGGAG aaacggAGGACGTCCGTCCGTGTTCCGATACTTTAACCTTCTCGCACCGGTTCTCGGCGATAATTcggttttcccggatgtggacACGTCTGCTGCTGATGCCCCCCTCATGGACAGTGAGCCTGTCTTGT TTGAGCAGCCCTCAACCAGCCAACTGGTGACGGACATGAGCAGGAAGATGCCGTGGTCGGAGCTGGAGACTCGCACTCTTCTGGAGATCTGGGGGGAGGACAACGTGCAGCTCACCCTGAGAGGCTGCCTGAAGAATCGACACGTGTTTGAGTACATCTCAGAGAAGATGAATGACAGCGGTTTCATCAGGACCACAGAGCAGTGCTACACTCGAATAAAGCGCCTTAAATATGGATTTGTCCACGAAAA GGAGGAATTCAAGTTTTTCAACGAGATGGACAAAATCTTCAGGAAAGAGCTGAAACTGGACACATCGGCAGACATGTTTGTCccagatgaaccagaagattctCCACCTGAAACGGCCCTCGCAAAAG GAGCTCAGTGGGCGGCCGACAACTCCAAACTGGTTTGGGGTGACGAAGAGACCCAGGCGCTGCTGGAGATTTGGGGGAGCGAGGCCATCCAGGAGAACTTAAAGGGCGGCACTAAGAACAAACACATCTACATTCAGATCTCTCAGGTCATGGCCAGCCAGGGCTACCCACGCACTCCTGAGCAGTGCCAGTCCAGGATAAAGAGGCTGAAGGCCAATTTCAGACATTTCCTCGAGGGCCGACA aggCGAAAAACAGGAGTGCAAGTATTTCGACCAGCTGGTGCACATATTTGGCAACAAGTATATGCTGAACTCTGACTCCCTAAGTGAGGATGCGCCTGAAGTGATCG
- the zgc:113263 gene encoding uncharacterized protein zgc:113263 isoform X1, producing the protein MEIKRGTESGSNRGYDVPIRCLRLLAPPLQLLSAAVWQVVQQGLVDHYGRLEEFVTMVTELVPELMSYSQRAQLILGLRARLVLELCRGDHPVDMQTIQPHLDRIKAPVSTAKDHHVTINQVEESEVNFVELVHSLLEDPSERKYFFQEIFPVYFGPKYDTALEMLMWEFISRLEELLPVPDFTQLAALLRDAPTFLDDCLQSFFSAEDMKAILEHHRSLGSFEEKDPKLLPMDDCILSSLSLPLGTKPDVETASCSPTVKESPPPEHKLLLNPPVHTSRLERPVRQRPREARDSDSWSPQVRGGNISQERKVLNLKRPCHETIDLTVSNEAADTDSEASESNQSLRAAHGQRKRKLSGGVDVPTKQLVEAPAFLDSSVDGENSNESPLISIWGEYTDSQERPFPALTDSKVPWSDEETLYLLDIWGKDSVQRALKGCLKNRHIFTQIAQKMAERGYLRTAEQCQTRIKRLKKYLRQSNKGSSRLEHRLMGKLEQILGSTAKSAVPELTYNVEEVIDEDESQDGDGDLQFIGQTGHLEIGTRSVPWTDMETLALINIWGADKMQQELRGMHRTGHIFSVISNQMAAQGFSRTPEQCQTRLKRLKSNFRQCYHNNLKGQEQVKCKFYNELGRILVKDFASMMQLDEVSGDSENNGFPSFSHQDVESVSGIQEERRKVPWSDKETIILLEIWGDPQVQQCLGRYPHNGHVFTEVSEKLRAHGYFRSAEQCHTRIKRLKSNYRQCKENMSSSGTDQVDFKFYDLLEQILEKQPSTSSTVITDSIEISEESNGESVTERDEESSLSAEKPATSSWSDEETLALIEIWGEEDVQKALRDFVHNGHVYAEISERLQDLGFLKSPEQCRWKVKSLRINFRQCYDRKKCGRKVDYKFYQQLEKILGQEAVSLDEYDEQDEQPDKDTCDINAPWTEEETFTLIEVWAADDVQHSLKTCVRNGHVFADIAEKMATLGYLRTAEQCQTRIKRLKKTYRRYCNSRRNGGRPSVFRYFNLLAPVLGDNSVFPDVDTSAADAPLMDSEPVLFEQPSTSQLVTDMSRKMPWSELETRTLLEIWGEDNVQLTLRGCLKNRHVFEYISEKMNDSGFIRTTEQCYTRIKRLKYGFVHEKEEFKFFNEMDKIFRKELKLDTSADMFVPDEPEDSPPETALAKGAQWAADNSKLVWGDEETQALLEIWGSEAIQENLKGGTKNKHIYIQISQVMASQGYPRTPEQCQSRIKRLKANFRHFLEGRQGEKQECKYFDQLVHIFGNKYMLNSDSLSEDAPEVIDS; encoded by the exons ATGGAAATTAAACGCGGAACTGAAAGTGGAAGCAACCGAG GTTATGATGTTCCTATCCGCTGTCTGCGGCTCCTGGCCCCACCCCTGCAGCTTCTATCAGCTGCAGTGTGGCAAGTTGTGCAGCAAGGACTTGTGGATCACTATGGGAGACTGGAGGAGTTTGTTACCATGGTGACAGAGCTGGTCCCAGAGCTCATGAGCTACAGCCAGAGGGCTCAGCTCATCCTTGGACTCAGGGCCAGG TTGGTCCTGGAGCTCTGTCGAGGGGATCACCCAGTGGACATGCAGACGATCCAGCCACATCTGGACCGGATCAAAGCTCCCGTCAGCACTGCCAAGGATCACCAT GTAACTATCAACCAGGTGGAGGAGTCTGAAGTAAACTTTGTGGAGTTGGTGCATTCTTTACTGGAGGATCCTTCTGAGAGAAAGTATTTTTTCCAA GAAATCTTCCCCGTGTATTTCGGGCCGAAGTACGACACAGCGCTGGAGATGCTGATGTGGGAGTTCATTTCCAGGCTGGAGGAGCTACTTCCTGTTCCAGATTTCACTCAG TTGGCCGCTCTGCTGAGAGACGCCCCCACTTTCCTAGACGACTGTTTACAATCCTTTTTCTCCGCGGAGGACATGAAGGCTATACTTGAACACCACAGAAGCCTGGGCAGTTTTGAAGAGAAAG ATCCCAAATTGTTACCCATGGACGACTGCATCCTGTCCTCCCTCTCCCTACCTCTTGGGACCAAACCAGACGTCGAGACCGCCTCATGTTCTCCCACTGTCAAAGAGTCCCCACCTCCAGAACACAAACTGCTCCTCAATCCTCCAGTCCACACGAGCAGGCTGGAGAGGCCCGTCAGGCAAAGGCCGAGGGAAGCCAGGGACTCGGACAGTTGGTCGCCGCAGGTTAGAGGTGGAAACATTTCTCAGGAGAGGAAAGTGCTAAACCTAAAGCGACCGTGTCATGAAACCATAGACCTCACTGTGTCTAATGAGGCTGCGGACACAGACTCAGAAGCCAGCGAGAGCAACCAAAGCTTGAGGGCTGCTCACGGTCAGAGGAAGAGGAAACTGAGTGGAGGCGTGGACGTTCCCACAAAACAGCTCGTGGAAGCTCCAGCTTTCCT gGATTCCTCAGTGGATGGAGAGAACTCAAACGAATCTCCCCTGATCTCCATATGGGGAGAATATACAG ACTCTCAGGAAAGGCCTTTTCCAGCTCTGACGGACTCAAAGGTTCCCTGGTCCGACGAGGAGACGCTTTACCTGCTGGACATTTGGGGCAAAGACTCTGTGCAGCGGGCTTTGAAGGGCTGCCTGAAAAATCGGCATATATTCACTCAAATCGCACAGAAGATGGCCGAGCGGGGATATTTAAGAACGGCAGAGCAATGTCAGACCAGGATCAAACGACTAAAGAAGTATCTCCGCCAAAGCAATAA GGGGAGCTCCAGGCTGGAACACAGGCTTATGGGGAAACTGGAGCAGATCCTGGGCTCCACGGCTAAGTCTGCTGTTCCTGAGCTGACCTACAATGTTGAAGAAGTCATTGATGAGGACGAATCCCAGGACGGAGACGGAGACTTGCAGTTTATTGGTCAAACTGGCCACCTGGAAATCG gaACTCGAAGTGTGCCGTGGACAGACATGGAGACGCTGGCCCTCATCAACATTTGGGGCGCAGACAAGATGCAGCAGGAGCTAAGAGGCATGCACAGAACCGGCCACATCTTCTCCGTCATCTCCAACCAGATGGCGGCGCAGGGTTTCTCCCGGACACCAGAGCAGTGCCAGACCAGACTGAAAAGGCTCAAGTCGAACTTCAGGCAGTGCTACCACAACAA TCTGAAGGGACAAGAGCAAGTGAAGTGCAAGTTTTACAACGAGCTGGGGAGGATTTTAGTGAAGGACTTTGCTTCCATGATGCAGCTGGATGAAGTGTCAGGAGATTCGGAGAACAACGGTTTTCCTTCCTTCAGTCATCAGGACGTGG AATCCGTTTCGGGAATTCAGGAGGAACGGAGAAAAGTGCCGTGGTCCGACAAAGAGACCATCATCCTGCTGGAGATCTGGGGGGACCCACAG GTCCAGCAGTGTCTGGGGCGGTACCCTCACAACGGTCACGTTTTCACCGAAGTGTCCGAGAAACTGCGAGCTCACGGCTACTTCCGCAGCGCGGAGCAGTGCCACACCAGGATCAAACGGCTCAAGTCAAACTACCGCCAGTGTAAAGAAAACATGAG CTCATCGGGGACGGATCAAGTTGACTTTAAATTTTACGACCTGCTGGAACAAATTCTGGAAAAGCAGCCATCGACATCTTCCACGGTGATTACAGACTCCATTGAAATATCAGAAGAATCAAATGGAGAGTCGGTCACTGAGAGAG ATGAAGAAAGCAGCTTATCCGCAGAAAAACCAGCAACTAGTTCTTGGTCCGACGAAGAAACTCTGGCTCTCATCGAGATCTGGGGCGAGGAAGACGTTCAGAAGGCGCTGCGGGATTTCGTCCACAACGGTCACGTTTACGCCGAGATTTCCGAGCGGCTCCAGGATCTCGGTTTCCTCAAAAGCCCCGAGCAGTGCCGCTGGAAGGTCAAGTCCCTCCGGATCAACTTCCGACAGTGCTACGACAGGAAAAA ATGTGGGAGAAAAGTGGATTATAAGTTCTACCAGCAGTTGGAGAAAATTTTGGGGCAGGAGGCGGTTTCTCTTGATGAGTACGACGAACAAGATGAACAACCAGACAAGGACACAT GTGACATAAACGCTCCGTGGACGGAGGAGGAGACGTTCACACTGATTGAAGTCTGGGCTGCTGACGATGTGCAGCACAGCCTGAAAACCTGCGTCCGCAACGGCCACGTATTTGCAGATATAGCTGAGAAAATGGCCACCTTAGGATACCTGAGGACGGCGGAGCAGTGCCAGACGCGCATCAAGAGGCTGAAAAAGACTTACAGGCGCTACTGTAACAGTCGGAG aaacggAGGACGTCCGTCCGTGTTCCGATACTTTAACCTTCTCGCACCGGTTCTCGGCGATAATTcggttttcccggatgtggacACGTCTGCTGCTGATGCCCCCCTCATGGACAGTGAGCCTGTCTTGT TTGAGCAGCCCTCAACCAGCCAACTGGTGACGGACATGAGCAGGAAGATGCCGTGGTCGGAGCTGGAGACTCGCACTCTTCTGGAGATCTGGGGGGAGGACAACGTGCAGCTCACCCTGAGAGGCTGCCTGAAGAATCGACACGTGTTTGAGTACATCTCAGAGAAGATGAATGACAGCGGTTTCATCAGGACCACAGAGCAGTGCTACACTCGAATAAAGCGCCTTAAATATGGATTTGTCCACGAAAA GGAGGAATTCAAGTTTTTCAACGAGATGGACAAAATCTTCAGGAAAGAGCTGAAACTGGACACATCGGCAGACATGTTTGTCccagatgaaccagaagattctCCACCTGAAACGGCCCTCGCAAAAG GAGCTCAGTGGGCGGCCGACAACTCCAAACTGGTTTGGGGTGACGAAGAGACCCAGGCGCTGCTGGAGATTTGGGGGAGCGAGGCCATCCAGGAGAACTTAAAGGGCGGCACTAAGAACAAACACATCTACATTCAGATCTCTCAGGTCATGGCCAGCCAGGGCTACCCACGCACTCCTGAGCAGTGCCAGTCCAGGATAAAGAGGCTGAAGGCCAATTTCAGACATTTCCTCGAGGGCCGACA aggCGAAAAACAGGAGTGCAAGTATTTCGACCAGCTGGTGCACATATTTGGCAACAAGTATATGCTGAACTCTGACTCCCTAAGTGAGGATGCGCCTGAAGTGATCG